A region from the Vicia villosa cultivar HV-30 ecotype Madison, WI linkage group LG3, Vvil1.0, whole genome shotgun sequence genome encodes:
- the LOC131655808 gene encoding uncharacterized protein LOC131655808, which translates to MKEEIKSEFEKAGFNLDKEEEILSQCLTFCINYSLTPMDLVSSWEIYYLNRQLDEPIVQNAEMEGFLLHLQNSVKEDIIKQETGLHLYSIGDVEMISSIDETKDDAPSTPTNNRQDVYSPIHDTPSLYGNILASGKPADLVTPFSKRTDRFAVKFSINTISDADNGKQEVNSENAENDEYSIVKKVVTRKRCSLVIHGSGPKPGCRFMYDRTEDRINAIENRIRKHARALVASGLYEEPTDPTIASPRNFFAVGMICCDGEGRLNEKSVMLQSSIEHSGGECIRLDLQRLSHYSVFPGQVVGIGGHNPSGHCLVASKLVDHIPISVANEDLNPSKRQAIDKENQLTEPLCNQRELSMIIAAGPFTTTDNLLFEPLVELLAYAKRRPPQLLVLLGPFIDSEHPDIKRGTVDMDFDDIFRFQVLKKLEDYVESMDSAVRVLFVPSIRDANHDFVFPQPAFDISLSKIASLPNPGIFEANEVKVGCCTLDVLKQISGEEISRTATDAKPIDRLSRLTNHILNQQSFYPLYPPAESVPLDFSLAPEALQLSSVPDVLILPSDIKYFVKVLNNENEETNSRKCIAVNPGRLAKGEGGGTFVELDYSGGHDKINASIVAI; encoded by the exons ATGAAGGAAGAAATCAAGTCGGAATTCGAAAAAGCTGGGTTCAATCTCGACAAAGAAGAAGAGATTCTGAGCCAAT GTCTAACCTTTTGCATCAACTACAGTCTCACTCCTATGGACCTCGTTTCAAGCTGGGAAATTTACTACCTTAACAG ACAACTAGATGAACCAATTGTACAAAATGCTGAAATGGAGGGTTTTCTGTTGCATCTACAAAATAGCGTGAAAGAGGATATTATAAAGCAGGAAACTGGTTTGCATCTTTATTCCATCGGAGATGTAGAAAT GATCTCAAGTATTGATGAAACGAAGGACGATGCTCCCAGCACACCAACGAATAACCGTCAAGATGTTTATTCGCCTATACATGATACACCATCTTTGTACGGGAATATTTTAGCATCTGGAAAACCAGCAGATCTGGTGACACCTTTTTCCAAACGGACAGATAGGTTTGCGGTGAAATTCAGCATCAACACCATATCTGATGCAGACAATGGAAAACAAGAAGTTAACAGCGAGAATGCAGAGAATGACGAGTACAGTATTGTTAAGAAAGTCGTAACCCGAAAAAGGTGCTCATTGGTGATTCATGGATCAGGGCCGAAACCAGGTTGCAGATTCATGTATGATAGAACTGAGGATAGG ATTAATGCAATAGAAAATCGAATTAGAAAACATGCAAGAGCACTTGTAGCTTCTGGGCTCTATGAAGAACCAACAGACCCTACAATTGCCTCACCG AGAAATTTTTTTGCCGTTGGCATGATTTGCTGTGATGGAGAAGGCCGTCTTAATGAGAAATCTGTCATGCTACAGAGCAG TATTGAACATTCTGGAGGGGAATGCATCCGCCTAGACTTACAACGTTTAAGTCATTATTCAGTTTTCCCTGGCCAG GTAGTTGGAATCGGAGGGCATAATCCTAGTGGGCATTGCCTAGTTGCATCTAAATTGGTTGATCATATACCTATCTCGGTTGCTAACGAGGATTTGAATCCTTCAAAGCGGCAAGCTATTGATAAGGAGAATCAGCTAACCGAACCTCTTTGTAATCAGAGAGAGTTATCAATG ATTATTGCGGCGGGCCCTTTTACTACAACCGACAATTTGTTGTTTGAGCCTCTTGTAGAACTGCTGGCATATGCAAAGCGAAGACCACCACAGTTGCTTGTATTG CTGGGACCATTTATTGATTCTGAACACCCAGACATCAAGAGAGGAACCGTCGATATGGATTTTGATGACATATTTCGTTTTCAAGTATTGAAGAAG CTGGAAGATTACGTTGAAAGTATGGATTCTGCCGTACGCGTTCTCTTTGTACCATCTATACGAGATGCTAACCATGATTTTGTTTTTCCTCAG CCTGCGTTTGATATCAGTCTATCTAAG ATAGCCAGTCTCCCTAATCCTGGAATCTTCGAGGCAAATGAG GTCAAAGTTGGTTGCTGCACTTTGGATGTTCTCAAGCAGATCAGTGGGGAGGAGATATCACGAACTGCAACTGATGCAAAACCTATTGATCGTTTGAGTAGACTTACAAATCATATTCTTAACCAACAAAG TTTCTATCCACTTTACCCACCGGCAGAAAGTGTTCCGTTGGACTTTTCTCTGGCGCCAGAAGCCCTTCAACTCTCATCGGTTCCAGATGTTCTTATCTTACCTTCAGATATCAAGTACTTTGTCAAG GTTCTTAATAACGAAAACGAAGAGACCAACAGCAGGAAATGCATTGCTGTCAATCCGGGAAGATTAGCCAAAGGAGAAGGTGGGGGTACTTTTGTAGAGCTTGATTATAGTGGGGGTCATGATAAAATTAACGCTTCAATTGTGGCCATATGA